The segment TAGATCGTATGGAGCGCATGGTGGAACGGGATAAAAATCATGCTTCCATCATCATCTGGAGTTTAGGTAACGAATGTGGTAATGGTCAGGTTTTTCATGATGGTTATAAATGGATCAAAGAAAGAGATAAAACACGTCCTGTGCAATTTGAGCAGGCTGGCGAAGATTGGAATACAGATATTGTTTGTCCGATGTATCCGAGGATAAGTGATATGAAACGTTATGCGGAAAGCAAAACAAAAACACGTCCGTACATCATGTGTGAATATTCGCATGCGATGGGCAACAGTAACGGTAATTTCCAGGAATATTTCGATATCATCCGCAACAGTCCGCATATGCAGGGAGGTTTCATCTGGGATTGGGTTGATCAGGGTTATAAACAAAGAGATAAAAACGGAAATGTATTTTGGGCTTATGGTGGTGATCTTGGCAGTTATAATTTGCACAACGATGAAAACTTTTGTTCAAATGGTTTGATTGCTGCTAACCGTACTCCACACCCGGGTTTATTCGAAGTAAAGAAAGTGTACCAGGATATTCTATTCTCAACAAAAGATATCGGTACAGGTGTTATTAACATAAGTAACCGTTTCAATTTTACAAATCTCAAAGAATATGATTTTGCCTGGACGTTAACAAAAAACGGAACGGTGGTTTATACGGGTTCATTTAATGTTGATGCTGCCCCTCACACAAATAAGGAAGTAAAGCTTGCGTTGCCTGCAGATAAATTAGTGGAGGCAGGTGAATATTTTATAAGTGTATACGCAAATATTTCTGCAAGAAGTACAACTGAAATGTTGCCGGTGGCACATGAAATAGCACGGGAGCAATTCAAATTGAGCGGCGATTACTTTACAAATCGTAAACCTGTGACAGGAAATTTGCAGGTAAAGAATGAAAACGGGAAGTTGAGTTTTTCAGCAGGTAATGTAACAGGTGAAATTGATTTGAAAACTGGTGTGGTAAGAAATTACCGTATAAAAGATGGTATGCAGTTAAGTCGTTTTCCTGAACCCTATTTCTGGCGTGCACCAACCGATAATGATTTTGGCAGCGGCATGCCTGCAAATCTCGGTATCTGGCGCTCGGCACATCAAACAAAAAAAGTGAAGAGTGTAATTGCAGATGAGCAAACAAAAGAGGGTGTGGCAATAAAAGTAGAATACGAATTAACAGGTATAGCAGTTCCTTATACCATTGAGTATTTTATACAGAACGATGGCAGTATTAAACTAACGGCAAGTATGGATATGAGCGGAAGAGACCTGCCTGAGTTGCCACGTTTTGGTATGCGTATGCAATTGCCGCCTATGTTCGACAGTTTACAATACTATGGTCGTGGACCATGGGAGAATTACAGCGATCGTAAAACATCTTCGTTCGTCGGATTATATAATGGTAATGTAAAGGATCAGTTTACATCTAACTATATCCGTCCGCAGGAGAATGGGTACAAAACAGATGTACGTTGGATGTCGCTCACCAATAATAACGGACGAGGTTTGTTGATCGAAGGTGTGCAGCCTATTTGTTTCAGTGCGTTGCCTTATGCAACAGAAAGTATGGATCCCGGTATGACGAAGAAACAACAGCACCCAAGTGATTTGCGTCCGGATAATAATGTATATCTGCAAATAGATTACAAACAACGTGGTGTTGGTGGTGATGATAGTTGGGGTGCATTGCCTCATCCTGAATATCGTTTAACAGAAAAGAAGTACAGTTATAGTTATATCATTCGTTTATTGAATTAAAGTTCATGATCGTACAGAATATTAAATTCCTTTTTTTGTTATTGCTCATTGGGGCATGCAACAGACATACAGCAGTAAAAACGAAACAAACAACTGTTACGCCAGATGGTTATACATTAGTGTGGGCAGATGAGTTTAACAGTAGTGGCAAACCCGATTCAGCGAACTGGAATTATGAATATGGGTTTGTGCGCAATGAAGAGTTACAATGGTATCAACCAGAGAATGCAAGTGTTGGAAATGGTTTGTTGCTGATCGAAGCAAGGAAAGAAGAAAAACCAAATCCCGGTTACAAAGAAAACAGCAGAAGCTGGCGTACAAACAGGCCAACCATTCAGTACACTTCTTCCTGTTTACTAACAAGAGGAAAGCAAAGCTGGTTGTATGGTCGTTTTGAATTGCGTGCAAAGATCGGCATCAGTAAGGGTATGTGGCCCGCATGGTGGACATTGGGAATTGATAAAGGTTGGCCGGGCAATGGCGAGATCGATATTATGGAATATTACCGGGGGATGTTGCTGGCGAATATTGCTTGCTTAGGCAGTGATCGTAAAGCGCAATGGTTCAGCAATACATTTAAAACAGATTCATTAGGCGGAGAGGCTTGGGCAAGTAAATTTCATGTTTGGCGAATGGATTGGACAGAAGAGTTTATTGCATTGTATTGCGATGAGCAGTTGTTGAATAAAGTAACTTTAGATAAGTTAATGAATAAGGATGGCAGCGGCTTTAATCCCTTCAAACAAAAGCATTACATGTTGCTGAATCTCGCCATGGGTGGAATGAATGGCGGAGATATTACAGGAACAACCTTCCCGCAGAAATTTGAAATAGATTACGTTCGGGTTTACCAGAAGAAATAATCAAGTATGAATGTGACTTACAGTACGAGAATAGTAGCGATGTTTTGCGCAGTTGTTTTATATGCAGGCGTCGCCTCTGCACAATACAACGCTTACCTGTTCACTTATTTTACCGGTAATGCAAAAGCTGATGAACAGATCAAGTTCGCCATCAGTAAAGATGGCTATAATTTTCGTGCATTGAACGGTAATAAGCCGGTTATTCAATCTTCGACAATCAGTGAAACTGGTGGTGTGCGTGATCCGCATATTCTTCGTGGTGCCGATGGTAAAACATTTTACATGGTGGTAACCGATATGGTTTCTGCGAATGGATGGAACTCCAACAGAGCAATGGTGTTGCTCAAGTCAACTGATCTGATCAACTGGTCGTCGAGCGTCATCAATATGCAAAAACGTTTTGCTGGCAACGATAGTTTGTTGCGTGTATGGGCACCACAAACCATTTATGATCCAAAGGCGAAGAAGTATATGATCTATTGGTCGATGAAGCATGGCAAAGGTGCTGATATCATTTACTATGCCTATGCAAATGCTTCGTTCACCGATCTGGAAACAGAACCCAAGCAATTGTTCTTCAGCCCAACAAATGGTTCATGCATTGATGGTGATATTATTTTTAAAGATGGTAAATATCATCTCTTCTTTAAAACAGAAGGCGAAGGTGCAGGAATAAAAATAGCAGTATCAGATAAGTTAACAGAAGGGTATGTGTTGCAGGATAAATATGTGCAGCAAACAAAAGATCCGGTTGAAGGTGCAGGTGTATTTAAACTGAACAATGGCGAAGGATATATTTTGATGTATGATGTGTACACAAAAGGGAAGTATCAATTCACAAAAACCAAAGATCTGAAAACATTTACGGTGATTGACCAGGAAGTAACCATGAACTTTCATCCACGGCATGGAACTGTAATGCCAATTACATCTGCAGAAGCAGAACGTTTGATGAAGAAGTGGGGAGCAGCAGAAGATGTGCTTGGAAATGCTGCATCAAAACAAATCAAGAAGATCAACACAAGAGTTGATACAGTTAACAAAACAGTTTATCTCTCCGTAAAAACGGGTACAAATCTCAAAGCATTTGATCCTGCGTTCAGGTTATTGCCTGCAACAACTGTTTCGCCTGTAACGCCACAGGATTTTTCGAAAGGCGCTGTAAAGTATGTGGTGAGCATTAAAGGACAGCAACCGCAAACATGGAAAGTAGTTGCGCAGGAAAATCACAACCCTGTACTCGAAGGTTACTTTGCCGATCCGGATGTGTTGTATTCGCAGAAAACAAAAAAGTATTATATCTATCCAACAAGTGATGGGTTTGATGGATGGTCAGGAACTTATTTCAAAGCTTTTTCATCAACTGATCTGGTAAGCTGGAAAGATGAAGGCGTGATCCTTGATCTTCTTAAAGATGTAAGCTGGGCCAAACGTAATGCATGGGCGCCTTGTATTATTGAAAAGAAATTAAACGGGCAGTACAAATACTTTTATTATTTCACTGCGGCACAAAAAATTGGTGTTGCTGTTGCCGATGATCCTGCAGGTCCATTTAAAGATATGGGCAAAGCATTGATCGATAAAAAACCTGAAGGCGTTAGAGGCGGACAGGAAATTGATCCCGAAGTGTTCACTGATCCAAAAACAGGTAAGAGCTATTTGTATTGGGGTAACGGCTATATGGCTGTTGCAGAATTAAATGAAGATATGATTTCGCTGAAACCAGAAACCTTGGCGACGATCAAAGTTGACAGAACATTTCGTGAAGGAACAACTGTTTTCTTCCGCAACGGTTTGTATTATTTTATGTGGAGCGAAGATGACACGAGAAGTGAAAACTATCGTGTGCGTTACGGCACTTCCACATCGCCGTTAGGACCAATTACTATCCCTGCAGATAATTTAGTAATTGCAAAAGATCCTTCAACCGGTATCTATGGTACGGGACATAACTCTATTCTGCAAATTCCAGGTAAAGACGAGTGGTATATTGTATATCATCGTTTCAATTATCCAAAAGGAATTACCATGGGCAGTGCTGCCGGTTTTAACCGTGAAGTTTGTATTGATAAAATGGAGTTTAATCCGGATGGCAGTATTAAGTTGGTGAAGCCTACACATGCGGGTGTGAAACCCATTCAGTAACTTCAGGCAATTAAAACACGATTGAAATGTTTAAGTTTTTTTTCAGTGCCATAGTTTTGTTGTCTCTCGTTTTTGATTGTATTTCACAAACTGCAACATTAAAAACATTCCCACTTGCTGACGTACGCTTGTTGAATAGTCCTTTTAAGCAGGCGCAGGAAACAGATAAAAAATATATACTGTCACTTAATGTGGATCGTTTGCTGGCTCCCTTTTTAAAAGAAGCAGGTATTGAAACAAAAGCCATCAGTTACCCCAACTGGGAAAACAGCGGACTCGATGGACATATTGGTGGACATTATCTGTCTGCATTGGCAAACATGTATGCAGCAACAGGTGATGCAGAAATATTGAGAAGACTTACCTACATGATCGATCAGCTGGAGAAATGCCAGCAAAAAGATGCAGATGGTTATGTGGGCGGTATTCCCGGTGGAAAAAAAATGTGGAATGATGTAGCTGCAGGAAAGATCAACGCCGGAAGTTTTTCGTTGAATGAGAAGTGGGTACCTCTTTACAATATTCATAAGTTGTATGCCGGATTGATTGATGCTTACAATATTGCCGGTAATCAAAAAGCAAAGACAGTTCTGATAAAACTCTCCGATTGGTTTTATAACATCACAGCTAAACTCAGCAACGAACAGTTGCAAACAATTCTCCGTAGCGAACATGGCGGCATGAACGAAGCCTTTGCTGATGTGGCTGCTATCACAGGCGATAAAAAATACTTAGAACTGGCCAAATGCTTATCTCATCAAATAATATTGAATCCGTTGCTGCAACAGAAAGATGCACTCAATGGATTACATGCAAATACACAAATACCCAAAGTTATCGGCTTTATGCGCATTGCAGAAATAACCGGCGACAGCAGTTGGGCCAATGCAGCCAACTTTTTCTGGAATACAGTTGTAACCCGCAGAACAATTTCTATTGGTGGTAACAGTGTGCGGGAACATTTTCATCCTGCTAACGATTTCTCTTCCATGATCGAAACAAAAGAAGGCCCTGAAACCTGCAACAGTTACAATATGCTCAAGTTATCGAAGCAATTGTTTCTTGCACATCCTTCTTCACAATACACGGATTATTATGAAAGAACGATGTATAATCATATTCTTTCTTCGCAACATCCCAATGGTGGCTTTGTTTATTTCACACCCATTCGTCCACGCCATTACCGTGTGTATTCACAACCGCAAATGGGCATGTGGTGTTGCGTTGGTACAGGTATGGAAAATCATGGTAAGTATGGCGAGTTGATCTATGCACACAATGAAAAAGATCTTTATGTCAACTTTTTTATTCCTTCCATTCTCAACTGGAAAGAAAAAGGATTGCGTGTTGAACAGTTAACAGCTTTCCCAAACAGTGAAGAAACACAATTGAAGATCATCATTAATAAGCCGCAACAGTTTGCAATCGTATTGCGTTACCCATCATGGTTAAAAGACGGAAAGCTGAAAGCATACGTAAATAAAAAAGAAGTGCTGTTGAAGAAGAATGCAGATTCTTATGTATCGATTTCACGCACATGGAAAACAGGTGATGTGTTATCCATTCAATTACCTATGGAAATAAAAGCAGAGTTTTTACCAGACAGTTCTTCGTGGGTAAGTTTTGTTCGTGGACCAATAGTGTTGGCAGCTGCAACAGATACCACCGGTACAACAGGATTGAAAGCTGATGATAGTCGCATGGGGCATATCGCTAACGGACCTTCATATTCAATTGAAGATGCACCAATGATTATTACGGGTAGCAAAAAAAATATAACATCTCTAAAGTCGGTAACGGGTAAGGCATTTACCTATACAGCTTCCGATCTTATTTATCCGGCAAAATATAAAAGTCTGCAGCTGGTTCCTTTTTATACATTACATGATACACGTTACATGTTGTATTGGCGCTATGCAACTCCTGCACAACTGGAATCGATAAAAGAAGAGATAAGAAAAAAAGAAGAAGTGCAATTGGTATTGGAGAAAATAACTGTCGACCAGGTCGCCCCCGGTGAGCAGCAACCGGAATCTGATCATAACTTTAAAGGTGAGCAAACAGAATCGGGTGTGCATAAAGACCGTCATTGGCGTACTGCAAAAAAATGGTTCAGCTACGAGTTAAAAAATACAGATGCTGCTGCACGCATACTTCGTATTACTTATTTCGGGCAAGACAGGAATCGCTTGTTTGATATTTATGTAAATAATGTGTTGTTGCAAACAGTTGAGCTGAATGGTTCAAAAGGCGATCAGTTTTTTGATGTGGATTATGAATTGCCTGCAGAAGTGGCAAAAGAGAAATTGATCGCAGTGAAATTTGTTGCAAAAGAAAAGTCAACGGCAGGCGGTATTTATTATGTGCGGTTGGTGAAATAGAAATTAGATCTACCGGGTAGTTCATTACTGTGTTCACTCATCAATAAAATAGCGACGTGCTTGCGTATTATATTGCAGCAAATTCTTTTTGTATCAGCAGGGTAAAATAGAATTAAACATATTCTTCCATACTATAAACAGAATTATTAATGAGCCGGATATTGATTGTAATTATTTGTTGCTTTTTGTCAACGTCGTTAAATGCGCAGACTTATGCAAGCGAAAGGCAATGGTGGCTGCAGCAAATGGATAAAATGGCGAGACCTGTTCTTTCAAATCTTGCTGAAGGAACATTGAAAGACAAAATGCCGGTGGAGTTGGCGAAGTCGGTTGACAATGCAGCTAACCGCAGCGCTGTATCTTATCTTGAAGCGTTTGGAAGAACATTAAGCGGCATCGCTCCATGGCTTAATTCAGAAGCAGGATCAGCTGATGAGATTGCGTTGCGTAAGCAATACCGTCTATGGACTTTAAAAGCAATTAAAAATGCAGTAAATCCCCAATCAAAAGATTATTTGAAATGGGATGGTGGACAACCGTTGGTAGATGCATCTTTTGTTGCATTGGGTTTGGTTCGCTGTCCGTGGCTTTGGCAAAATCTTGATAGTGCAACAAAGCAACAGGTAGTTACAGTTTTCAAAAAAACAAGAGCTACAGTTCCTGTTTATTCGAACTGGCTGTTGTTTACCGGGATGATCGAAGCTTTTTTTTGTAAGTACGGAATGGAGTATGATCCGGTACGTATTGAATTCGCAGTTCGTGAGTTTGCCAATCATTGGTATACCGGTGATGGGTTATTTTCTGATGGAATGAGTTTTCATATGGATTACTATAACAGCATTGTTATCCACCCTTATCTCGCCGCAATTGTTGAAACGATCAATAACAGCAATAAAAAATACCAATGGTATGCACCACAACTGTTGCGCATTAATAAGCGTTACGCTGAAATACAGGAAAGAAGTATCAATGCTGATGGAAGTTATCCTGTGATCGGTCGTTCAATTGTTTATCGTGGTGGAGTATTTCATCACCTGGCTGATATTGCGCTGCGAAAGCAATTGCCTGAATCATTAACGCCTGCACAGATCCGGTCTGCATTAGCTGCAGTCGTTAAAAAAACAATGGATGCCCCCGGCACTTATACAAAAGAAGGATGGTTGAGTATTGGTTTGTACGGATCACAACCGTCACTTGCAGACGTATACATTACCACCGGCAGTCTTTATATCTGTTCGAATATTTTTCTTCCATTGGGATTGCCTGAAACAGATGAGTTTTGGTCTGCAGCACCTCAGCCATGGACCTCAGTAAAAGTTTGGAGTGGTCAGGATGTAAAAGCTGATCATGCAATGGATGCACATTGATTTTTTATCAGCGACTTTTTTAAAGACTTGGTGATTGTCTGTATATGGAAATCGTTTTTTGCTTTCAACATCTCACACCATATTACTGATGTAAAAAGCCACCCGAAGGCGGCTTTTAAAGCTGTGGAGAGTATCGGGGTCGAACCGACGACCTCTTGCATGCCATGCAAGCGCTCTAGCCAACTGAGCTAACCCCCCAACGGGCAGCAAATATAGCAGTTTTTGTAAAAGAAAATCATTCGCCGTTTTGCGCTTATCTTGCGCTAACGATTGTATTTTTCTAAAACTTTAGCTGTATGGATATTCAGTTCAATAAGAATGATGATGTAATGAAATTATCGCTTACCGAAATGCGGAAACGTCTGCAAAAGATCTATGAAGGTGGCGGTAAAAAATCAATAGAAAAACAACGGGAAAGGAACAAGCTAACTGCACGTGAACGCATCGGATATCTCCGTGATGCAGATAAACCATTTATTGAGATCGGCGCTTTTGCGGGCTATGAAATGTATGCGGAGCAAGGTGGTTGTCCGGCTGGAGGCACCGTTGCAGGTATTGGTTATGTGAGCGGAAGGCAATGTGTGATCGTAGCGAATGATCAAACGGTAAAAGCCGGTGCATGGTTTCCCATCAGCGGTAAAAAGAATTTAAGGTTGCAGGAAATAGCAATGGAGAATCGATTGCCGGTGATTTATCTGGTTGATAGCGCCGGCGTGTTTCTTCCCATGCAGGATGAAATTTTTCCCGACAAAGAACATTTCGGTCGCATCTTTCGCAACAATGCAAGAATGAGTGCAATGGGTATCACACAAATTGCTGCGGTAATGGGGGCATGTGTTGCCGGCGGTGCTTACTTGCCTATCATGAGCGATGAAACATTAATGGTGGAAGGGAATGGCTCTATCTTTTTGGCCGGGCCATATCTGGTGAAAGCAGCCATTGGTGAAGATATTGATGCTGAAACATTAGGAGGCGCCACTACGCATACAGAAATATCAGGCATTGCTGATTACAAATTCAAGACTGAGCAGGAATGTTTAGATGAAGTAAAGAAATTGATGAGTAAGCTCGGTGAAAAAAGAAAAGCCGGTTTCGATCGGGTTGCTGAAAAGCTTCCGAAAAAGAAAGTTGAAGAATTATATGGTTTGTTTCCTGCAGATGGAAAGCCTTATGATATGCTTGAGATCATTGAGCGTATTGTTGACGACAGCGACTTTGATCAGTTTAAACAGGATTACGGTAAAACAATTGTTTGCGGTTATGCACGTATTGATGGTTGGGCAGTTGGTATTGTCGCTAATCAGAGAACCATTGTAAAGAACAGGAAAAATGAAATGCAGTTAGGCGGCGTGATCTATAACGATAGTGCTGATAAAGCTGCCCGTTTTATTCTCAACTGTAATCAAAAGAAAATACCATTGGTGTTTTTGCAGGACGTAACCGGTTTTATGGTCGGCAGCAGAAGCGAACATAGTGGCATTATTAAAGATGGTGCGAAGATGGTGAATGCAGTTGCCAACAGTGTTGTGCCAAAGATCACCATCGTTATAGGCAATTCGTATGGTGCTGGTAACTATGCGATGTGCGGCAAGGCTTATGACCCACGTTTTATCTATGCATGGCCCACTGCAAAAATTGCGGTGATGGGTGGCGACCAGGCAGCCAAAACATTATTACAAATACAGGTGGCTGCTATGAAAGCCAAAGGCAAAGAAGTGAGTGCAGAGGAAGAAAAGAAATTACTGGATGAAATAAAAGGCAGGTACGAAACACAAACAACACCTTACTATGCAGCTGCACGATTATGGGTAGACGAAATTATTGATCCAATTGAAACCAGGAACGTGATTAGTGAGGGAATTCATGCAGCCAATCACAACCCGGATCTGGATGATTTAAAAGTGGGTGTGTTTCAAGTATAGAAGTACAATTTCAATTACCCGGTTGTCTTATGCGTAACATCTATAGTGTCTTTTTTCTTAATGTACTTTGTTTTACAGTGAGTTGCTTTAGCCCGCCACCTGACAGAGCGATGCTGAGCGATACTTATCTGAACAAGCAATTAAAGGATTACAAGTCGGTATTGCTGGTTTTTACCGGTACTGCTGTTGATAGAACAATTCTGGAGAATCTAGGTGTTGAACTGACCAAGAAATTAAAAAAGAAAAATATTGTTGTAACAACTGAATACTTCGGTGATGAAAACAGTAAAACAACCAGCCACCTTTTACGTGTGATCAATAAAATGCAAGCAGATGCAGTAATTGTATTTACTCCGTTAAACGGAGCAAAAATTAAAGAGTATTATGGAGGGGTTCAGGGTTTAGAAACCAGACAGGCTAAAACAAGTCAGCGGTATGACATACGCCTATACGATGAAAGTGAAAAACCGGTGTGGGGAGCAAGACTAAATATTCATATCACAATTGACAGTAAAAGGCCGTATTCGAAAATTGCGGATAGGATTGTGTTGCATATGTACGAGAACGCCATCCTGAAAAAGTAAAAAATAAAAAGCTCCATCAATCGATGGAGCTTTTACTATTATGAAACAGCCGTTGCTTACGCCTTCGCTGTTTTCAATTCTTTCGCCGTCAACAATGCATATCCACCAAAGAACATGGTGCAGAATACAGCTGTTGCGTAGAGGCTACCTGTGTAAAACGGAATACCATCAGTTAATGTAAGCATCAATCCTTCCATTGTTTTTGGATGATGATAACCACCACCGCCGATCCACACCAGGAAATTACTTACGAAGAAATAAACTGTTGGACCGGCCAAAGCGCCTAAGCCGATCTGCCATGCTTTCTTTTGGTTGATGAAGAAACCAATCACAGTTAAGCCTGCAAATAAAATATAATTAGTGAGCTGACCGCCATAAAAACCCTGTATCGATGTGAGCCCTGCGTTATATAAAACCTGGTAAAAGGCATCGCTGATGAACATGCTGAGGATAGGTAATGCGAAGGCATATTTCTTATCCTTGATCACCGAACCTGCAAACAGCGCAATAGCAATTTGTGGTGCAAAGCCCAACGGACGGTTCGGTAAAATGCGATAAAGGGCAGCCACAACTATGAGTGCTAATAATGTAAAAACGAATGTTTTATTCAACTTCATAATAACCAATATTGAACAGCAAAAGTAACTAAAAACAACTCCCGACCGTTCATTTTTTCTTTGGCTTTTTCCCGACATGTGGATAAGCCATAAACTGTTATTTTAGCTTTATGGCAAAACACCTTGAAACAGGCAGGCAGGGAGAGGAGTTGGCAGTTGAATGGCTGCTGGTACAGGGTTTTGTGGTTATGCACCGAAACTGGAAGCATTCTTATTTTGAGTTAGATGTAGTTGCTTCAAAAGACAATATTCTTCACTTTATTGAAGTAAAGACAAGAACAACTGATACATATGGTCATCCGGAAGAAGGAGTAACAGCCAAAAAACTGGAACGGTTAATGAATGCCGGAGAAGAATTTCTCTATCAACATCCGGAATGGAAAAGGATACAGTATGACATTCTGAGCATCCGCCTGCACAGATATAAAGCACCGGAGTATTTCTTTTTGGAAGACATAAGCTGATCAAGGTACAAGAGTCAAGTAAAACAAAAAGGCACAAGGTTTCAAACTTGAACCTTGTGCCTTGAATCTTGAGCCTTGTATCTTCTTAATACTTTGGATTAACGCCGGTGTAATTGTAAGGCGTAATAGCACTTAATTCTTTCTTCACCTCAGCACTCACTTTTAATCCTTTAATAAACGCCTGCATTGATTTTTGAGTAATAGTAGCATTTCCTCTTGTCAATTCTTTCAATGCTTCGTATGGGTTTGGATAGTTTTCCCGACGAAGAATTGTTTGAATGGCTTCGGCAACTACTGCCCAGTTATTTTCTAGATCCTGTTTGATCTTGTCTTCATTCAACAGCAGTTTATTCAACCCTTTGTCAATTGATTTTAAGGAAAGGATGGAATGTGCAAACGGAACACCGAGGTTGCGTAATACAGTTGAATCGGTGAGATCACGCTGTAATCTTGAAACGGGAAGTTTAGCTGATAAATGCTCGAACAAGGCATTGGCGATACCAAGATTACCTTCTGCATTTTCGAAATCGATCGGGTTTACTTTATGCGGCATGGCGCTGCTGCCAACTTCACCTTTTTTGATCTTTTGTTTGAAGTAATCCATTGACACGTATGTCCAGATATCACGACAGAGATCAATAAGAATGGTGTTGATGCGTTTAATGCTGTCCATTTGTGCAGCAAGATTATCGTAATGCTCAATCTGCGTCGTGTATTGCTGGCGTTGCAGGCCAAGTTTTGTTTCAACAAACTCATTACCGAATTTCACCCAATCTTTCTTCGGAAAAGCAACAAAATGCGCATTGAAGTTTCCGGTTGCACCGCCAAACTTTGCCGATGTTGGTAATGCAGATAATTGCTGCAATTGATTTTCGAGCCGCTCAACAAACACCATGATCTCTTTACCAAGTTTGGTAGGCGATGCAGCCTGTCCATGCGTGCGTGCAAGCAACGGAATATTTTTCCAGTCTTTTGCGAAACCTTTCAGCTTTAGAATTAATGTTGAAATGGAGGGAAGTAATTCGTTTTCCAATGCTTCTTTCCATGATAACGGAATCGAAGTATTGTTGATGTCCTGAGAAGTAAGGCCAAAATGGATCCACTCTTTCAAATCGTTTAAGTTGAGTGCTTCCAGTTCACGCTTCAGAAAATATTCAACAGCCTTTACATCGTGATTGGTAATGCTTTCAAGATTTTTGATCTCCTGCGCCTGTGCCACGGTGAAATTCGTCACCACATCTTTTAAAGCCTGTTTCTGTTTTGGCGTGAGTTTAAAGAATTTCTTTTCAGAGAGAAACAGGAAGTATTCAATTTCCACCAGCACACGGTAACGGATAAGTGCAAATTCGGAGAAATAAGCATCGAGTTGCTGCAATTGATTACGATAACGTCCGTCGACCGGGGAAATGGCTGTGAGATTTTGAAGTTCCATGAAATTGTTTACAGTTTGTAGTTAATTAGTT is part of the Lacibacter sediminis genome and harbors:
- a CDS encoding glycoside hydrolase family 2 TIM barrel-domain containing protein, with product MYSRVVSLCIAAVLLFISNVFSQSTTNDWENPQLLDVNKEIPHAPFMLFESQQDVIADDYSKSQYHQSLNGTWKFTYVDKHANRIKDFYRTDLNSSDWKDIAVPSNWELQGFGIPIYTNIVYPYPKNPPFIGENNPVGTYRKEFTVPENWSGNEVFLHFGSITGCAFVYVNGQKVGMTKASKTAAEFNITKYLQKGKNLLAVQVFRWHDGSYLEDQDFWRLSGIERDVFLFAMPKGTVWDFYLKADLDTQYKNGLFSADVDLRQFAGNKISTGVLTVALIDKQGKKVFSQSKNYVLGTDSVKTVSFSGNIKNVLKWTGETPNLYDCIITNANGTGVAFATYTGAKVGFRKVEIKNAQLLVNGMAIEVHGVNRHEHDDVTGHATSKELMLKDIRLMKQFNVNAVRLSHYPNDPLWYKLCDEYGLYLVDEANIETHGMGAEFQGWIDKSKHPAYLPEWAAAHLDRMERMVERDKNHASIIIWSLGNECGNGQVFHDGYKWIKERDKTRPVQFEQAGEDWNTDIVCPMYPRISDMKRYAESKTKTRPYIMCEYSHAMGNSNGNFQEYFDIIRNSPHMQGGFIWDWVDQGYKQRDKNGNVFWAYGGDLGSYNLHNDENFCSNGLIAANRTPHPGLFEVKKVYQDILFSTKDIGTGVINISNRFNFTNLKEYDFAWTLTKNGTVVYTGSFNVDAAPHTNKEVKLALPADKLVEAGEYFISVYANISARSTTEMLPVAHEIAREQFKLSGDYFTNRKPVTGNLQVKNENGKLSFSAGNVTGEIDLKTGVVRNYRIKDGMQLSRFPEPYFWRAPTDNDFGSGMPANLGIWRSAHQTKKVKSVIADEQTKEGVAIKVEYELTGIAVPYTIEYFIQNDGSIKLTASMDMSGRDLPELPRFGMRMQLPPMFDSLQYYGRGPWENYSDRKTSSFVGLYNGNVKDQFTSNYIRPQENGYKTDVRWMSLTNNNGRGLLIEGVQPICFSALPYATESMDPGMTKKQQHPSDLRPDNNVYLQIDYKQRGVGGDDSWGALPHPEYRLTEKKYSYSYIIRLLN
- a CDS encoding glycoside hydrolase family 16 protein; amino-acid sequence: MIVQNIKFLFLLLLIGACNRHTAVKTKQTTVTPDGYTLVWADEFNSSGKPDSANWNYEYGFVRNEELQWYQPENASVGNGLLLIEARKEEKPNPGYKENSRSWRTNRPTIQYTSSCLLTRGKQSWLYGRFELRAKIGISKGMWPAWWTLGIDKGWPGNGEIDIMEYYRGMLLANIACLGSDRKAQWFSNTFKTDSLGGEAWASKFHVWRMDWTEEFIALYCDEQLLNKVTLDKLMNKDGSGFNPFKQKHYMLLNLAMGGMNGGDITGTTFPQKFEIDYVRVYQKK
- a CDS encoding family 43 glycosylhydrolase, with protein sequence MNVTYSTRIVAMFCAVVLYAGVASAQYNAYLFTYFTGNAKADEQIKFAISKDGYNFRALNGNKPVIQSSTISETGGVRDPHILRGADGKTFYMVVTDMVSANGWNSNRAMVLLKSTDLINWSSSVINMQKRFAGNDSLLRVWAPQTIYDPKAKKYMIYWSMKHGKGADIIYYAYANASFTDLETEPKQLFFSPTNGSCIDGDIIFKDGKYHLFFKTEGEGAGIKIAVSDKLTEGYVLQDKYVQQTKDPVEGAGVFKLNNGEGYILMYDVYTKGKYQFTKTKDLKTFTVIDQEVTMNFHPRHGTVMPITSAEAERLMKKWGAAEDVLGNAASKQIKKINTRVDTVNKTVYLSVKTGTNLKAFDPAFRLLPATTVSPVTPQDFSKGAVKYVVSIKGQQPQTWKVVAQENHNPVLEGYFADPDVLYSQKTKKYYIYPTSDGFDGWSGTYFKAFSSTDLVSWKDEGVILDLLKDVSWAKRNAWAPCIIEKKLNGQYKYFYYFTAAQKIGVAVADDPAGPFKDMGKALIDKKPEGVRGGQEIDPEVFTDPKTGKSYLYWGNGYMAVAELNEDMISLKPETLATIKVDRTFREGTTVFFRNGLYYFMWSEDDTRSENYRVRYGTSTSPLGPITIPADNLVIAKDPSTGIYGTGHNSILQIPGKDEWYIVYHRFNYPKGITMGSAAGFNREVCIDKMEFNPDGSIKLVKPTHAGVKPIQ